Proteins co-encoded in one Bacteroidales bacterium genomic window:
- a CDS encoding ribonuclease H translates to MAKSKKKYYVVWVGRIPGIYETWNEVKDQVHGYENAKYKGFESLDAAREAYENDFNKYVGKYIVSKNSSVSNYIVNSIAVDAACSGNPGDLEYQGVYVKTGQRLFYQGPFKQGTNNVGEFLAIVHALAYCKKHGIDLPIYSDSRNAMIWIKQKKAKTKLFKSYENQQLFDLIDRAEFWLSNNEYPNKVLKWETEAWGEIPADFGRK, encoded by the coding sequence ATGGCTAAATCAAAAAAGAAATATTATGTTGTATGGGTAGGTAGAATACCCGGTATTTATGAAACTTGGAATGAGGTTAAAGATCAGGTTCACGGATACGAAAATGCAAAATATAAAGGTTTTGAAAGTCTTGATGCTGCACGCGAAGCGTATGAAAACGATTTTAACAAATATGTTGGAAAATATATAGTATCTAAAAATAGTAGTGTAAGTAACTACATTGTTAACTCAATTGCGGTTGATGCTGCTTGTAGTGGCAACCCCGGAGATTTAGAGTACCAAGGCGTTTATGTAAAAACCGGACAACGACTCTTTTATCAAGGACCATTTAAGCAGGGAACAAACAATGTAGGCGAGTTTTTAGCTATTGTACACGCTCTTGCATACTGCAAAAAGCACGGTATAGATTTACCCATTTACAGCGACTCACGAAATGCGATGATTTGGATAAAACAGAAAAAAGCAAAAACAAAACTGTTTAAGAGTTACGAAAATCAACAACTGTTTGACCTTATTGACAGAGCAGAGTTTTGGCTTAGCAACAACGAATATCCCAATAAAGTGTTAAAATGGGAAACCGAAGCGTGGGGAGAGATACCTGCTGACTTTGGAAGAAAATAA
- a CDS encoding bifunctional nuclease family protein, producing MKKVRLRVLGISYSQTQSGAYALVLKEEDGDRRIPIIIGGHEAQSIAIQLEGLRPPRPLTHDLFLSLADAYNISLVEVFINKLEKGVFYCELVCDNKHSRIKLDARTSDSIALALRFHCPIYTTEDILKRAGIDVSEEKEEREAGVIKETPNKEKSGRDFQNLTDEELEKMLERAIQEENYEMASKLQEEIKYREKKRKK from the coding sequence ATGAAAAAAGTTAGACTTAGAGTACTTGGAATATCATATAGTCAAACCCAATCGGGTGCTTACGCATTGGTGTTGAAAGAGGAGGATGGAGACAGACGTATTCCTATTATTATTGGAGGACATGAAGCTCAGTCAATTGCCATACAATTAGAAGGGTTAAGACCTCCAAGACCTTTGACTCACGATTTGTTTCTTAGTTTAGCAGATGCTTACAATATCTCATTGGTTGAAGTTTTTATTAATAAGTTAGAAAAAGGTGTTTTTTATTGTGAACTTGTTTGTGATAACAAACACTCTAGGATTAAGCTAGATGCACGCACCTCTGATTCAATTGCACTGGCGCTTAGATTTCATTGTCCTATTTATACTACAGAAGACATACTTAAACGTGCAGGAATTGATGTGTCGGAAGAAAAAGAAGAGCGCGAAGCAGGGGTAATAAAAGAGACTCCAAATAAAGAAAAATCAGGCAGAGACTTCCAAAACTTAACAGATGAAGAACTTGAAAAAATGCTTGAAAGGGCAATACAAGAAGAAAACTATGAGATGGCAAGCAAACTTCAAGAAGAAATAAAATATAGAGAAAAAAAAAGAAAAAAATAA
- the hutH gene encoding histidine ammonia-lyase produces the protein MDNTHFISPENLGFHLIEEIIENEMQLTLSDEAIKRITRCREYLDKKVESHPHPIYGVNTGFGSLCNVSVSKEDLSTLQKNLVMSHACGTGNIVNPEIVQLMLLLKIHALSLGHSGVQVKTVQRLIDMYNNKIYPVVYEQGSLGASGDLAPLAHMCLPLLGLGEVVYNDEIHDFADLMGKFNWEPIELQSKEGLALLNGTQFMSAHAVHSLLRCFRLINYADIIGALSLDGFDGRIEPFFEHLHTIRPHKGQLETAENIRAILEGSEIIAQPKKHVQDPYSFRCMPQVHGATKDTLKYVASVVLTEINSVTDNPTVFPDEDQVLSGGNFHGQPLALVLDFLAIAMSELANISERRTAQLILGLRGLPEFLVANPGLNSGFMIPQYTAAAIVSQNKGLCMPASVDSIVSSNGQEDHVSMGANAATKLVRVIDNVETVLAIELFNAAQAVEFREPLKTSPYLRRFLTQYRSFVESVQNDKVMFTEIEKSVQFLSSGRFSYLE, from the coding sequence ATGGATAACACACATTTTATATCCCCTGAAAACCTTGGTTTTCACTTAATTGAAGAAATTATTGAAAACGAAATGCAACTTACTTTGTCTGATGAAGCCATTAAACGCATTACACGTTGTCGAGAATATTTGGACAAAAAAGTGGAATCACACCCCCACCCTATTTATGGTGTCAACACAGGTTTTGGTTCACTTTGCAACGTTAGCGTTTCAAAAGAAGACCTTTCTACCCTGCAAAAAAACCTGGTAATGTCGCATGCTTGTGGTACAGGTAACATTGTTAATCCGGAAATTGTTCAACTTATGCTGCTTTTGAAAATCCATGCACTATCGTTAGGACATTCGGGAGTACAGGTTAAAACCGTACAGCGTTTGATAGACATGTACAACAATAAAATATACCCTGTTGTATATGAACAAGGTTCATTAGGTGCTTCCGGCGATTTAGCTCCACTTGCGCATATGTGCTTACCACTCTTAGGACTAGGTGAAGTTGTTTATAATGATGAAATCCATGATTTTGCAGATTTAATGGGCAAATTTAACTGGGAGCCTATTGAACTACAAAGCAAAGAGGGTCTAGCTCTGCTTAACGGAACACAGTTTATGAGTGCTCACGCTGTTCACTCCCTATTACGCTGTTTCCGTTTGATAAATTATGCCGACATTATTGGGGCATTATCGCTTGATGGATTTGACGGACGCATAGAACCATTTTTTGAGCATTTGCACACTATAAGACCACACAAAGGGCAGTTGGAAACTGCAGAAAATATCAGAGCAATATTAGAAGGCTCTGAAATAATTGCACAACCTAAAAAACATGTTCAGGACCCATATTCATTCCGCTGTATGCCACAGGTACACGGTGCAACAAAAGATACTTTGAAATATGTTGCTAGCGTTGTTCTTACCGAAATTAATTCGGTTACTGACAACCCCACTGTTTTCCCCGATGAAGACCAAGTACTTTCCGGTGGCAACTTTCACGGACAACCCTTGGCGTTGGTACTTGATTTTCTTGCAATAGCAATGTCAGAGCTTGCAAACATAAGCGAGAGACGTACAGCACAATTGATACTCGGTTTAAGAGGGTTACCCGAATTTCTAGTTGCAAATCCCGGTTTGAACAGCGGATTTATGATACCTCAATATACAGCAGCAGCCATTGTTAGCCAAAACAAAGGACTTTGTATGCCAGCTTCGGTTGATAGTATTGTCTCTAGCAATGGACAAGAGGATCATGTAAGTATGGGTGCAAATGCAGCAACAAAACTTGTTAGAGTAATTGACAACGTTGAGACTGTTTTAGCTATTGAGCTGTTTAACGCCGCACAAGCTGTTGAGTTCAGGGAACCACTAAAAACATCACCATATTTACGCAGGTTTTTGACACAATATCGTTCGTTTGTTGAGTCGGTACAAAATGATAAGGTAATGTTTACCGAAATAGAAAAGAGTGTCCAATTTTTAAGTAGTGGGCGCTTTAGCTATCTTGAATAA
- a CDS encoding Na+ dependent nucleoside transporter, whose protein sequence is MRSFFKVLFFLFATILLSINSTFANEPIDVDTTVVLNQASSDTIAIASDDAPRMEITSISDSAGMSLYSIFRGLIGMFVLIFLAWLVSQNRRAVNWKVVFIGLAFQIVLALGVLYVPAIQWFFEIVGKVFVKILDFTKVGSEFLLGDLMDMSKFGMIFAFQILPTIIFFSALTSVLFYLGIIQKVVYALAWLMVKAMKLSGAESLAVAGNIFLGQTESPLMIKAYLDKMNKSEIFLVMTAGMATVAGGVLAAYVGFLGGDDPVQRLLFAKHLLTASVMAAPGAVVISKIIVPQTEKIEMKAEVTKEKVGANFLDAMSNGTIEGLKLAANVGAMLLVFFAFIAMFNFILVKIGSFTNLNGVIASFTDGSYTELNLQFILGYSLSPLMWAIGVNAQDMTLMGQLLGEKLIASEFVGYTSLASFKASGAFVETKSIIMATYMLCGFANFASIGIQIGGIGSLAPSKRELLSRYGIRALIGGSLASLMSATIVGIILG, encoded by the coding sequence ATGAGAAGCTTTTTTAAAGTTTTGTTTTTTTTGTTCGCAACAATCTTACTTTCAATAAATTCAACGTTTGCTAATGAACCAATAGATGTTGATACTACAGTTGTTTTAAACCAAGCATCAAGTGATACTATTGCAATTGCTAGTGACGATGCTCCACGAATGGAAATAACAAGCATTAGTGATTCTGCAGGAATGTCGCTATATAGTATCTTTCGTGGTTTAATAGGGATGTTTGTTCTTATATTTCTGGCATGGTTGGTAAGTCAAAATCGTAGAGCTGTTAACTGGAAAGTCGTTTTTATTGGATTAGCTTTCCAAATTGTTCTTGCTCTTGGAGTTTTATATGTACCCGCAATACAGTGGTTTTTTGAAATTGTAGGAAAAGTATTTGTTAAGATATTGGATTTCACAAAAGTAGGTAGTGAATTCTTGCTTGGTGATTTGATGGATATGTCGAAATTTGGAATGATTTTCGCCTTCCAGATATTACCTACAATAATTTTCTTTTCGGCATTGACAAGTGTTTTGTTTTACTTGGGTATAATTCAAAAGGTTGTTTATGCCCTTGCGTGGCTTATGGTTAAAGCAATGAAGCTTAGCGGAGCAGAAAGTCTAGCAGTTGCAGGAAATATTTTTCTTGGTCAAACCGAGTCTCCTCTGATGATTAAAGCCTATTTGGATAAAATGAATAAATCAGAGATATTTTTGGTAATGACAGCAGGAATGGCGACTGTTGCCGGAGGTGTTCTTGCTGCATACGTTGGCTTCCTCGGAGGTGACGATCCTGTACAAAGGCTGCTGTTCGCTAAACACCTTTTAACAGCCTCTGTTATGGCTGCACCAGGCGCAGTTGTGATATCGAAAATAATTGTGCCGCAAACCGAAAAAATTGAAATGAAAGCCGAGGTAACAAAAGAAAAAGTTGGGGCAAACTTCCTCGATGCCATGTCAAACGGAACAATTGAAGGGCTTAAACTCGCTGCAAACGTAGGAGCAATGTTACTTGTTTTCTTTGCTTTTATAGCAATGTTTAATTTTATTTTAGTCAAAATAGGGTCATTTACTAATCTGAACGGTGTAATAGCTTCGTTTACAGATGGTAGCTATACTGAATTAAATCTACAGTTTATTTTAGGCTATTCATTGTCGCCATTAATGTGGGCTATTGGTGTTAATGCTCAAGATATGACACTTATGGGTCAACTTTTGGGAGAAAAGCTCATTGCAAGCGAGTTTGTAGGATATACTTCGTTAGCCTCTTTCAAGGCAAGTGGAGCATTTGTCGAAACAAAGTCAATTATAATGGCAACGTACATGTTGTGTGGCTTTGCAAACTTTGCCAGTATAGGAATACAAATCGGCGGAATAGGTTCACTTGCTCCAAGTAAACGAGAACTTTTATCACGATACGGCATTAGAGCACTTATAGGAGGAAGTCTGGCGTCGCTTATGTCGGCAACAATAGTGGGTATTATTTTGGGTTGA